One segment of Paenibacillus rhizovicinus DNA contains the following:
- a CDS encoding GerAB/ArcD/ProY family transporter produces the protein MIEKGRISPLQLAIFLHPVIAGTVVLTVPSITMNTAGRDMWATPVVSSLFGALVIVVMCKLHERYPRETFVQYCESILGAYVGRLIALFYLVSFLYTNGLVLRQYGEFIAATFLMETPMVFVLLSLIAVSAYAVHQGLEVWARASQLLTPIALVFVLFMLVLMIPDMQVKEMFPIMEYGPLPLLRSTIVPSSWFSQFFFISFFLPYLAKKSISAMKWTFISLATIMVTILIVNLAVLLIFGNTNKGFNYPFLNAVRYISLSDFLEHIESLLMATWLVAIFIKVTMVYYVTALGSAQLLRLSDYRMLIAPIGLLMILFSIWCAPDFQELKQLIGGSVPFFYQLILMVIPLLMLGVALARGARS, from the coding sequence ATGATCGAAAAAGGCCGCATTTCACCGCTGCAGCTTGCCATATTCCTGCATCCGGTCATCGCGGGGACAGTAGTGCTCACCGTTCCGTCCATCACGATGAATACGGCCGGACGCGACATGTGGGCCACGCCCGTCGTCTCTTCCTTGTTCGGAGCGCTGGTAATCGTCGTGATGTGCAAGCTTCACGAGCGATATCCGCGAGAAACTTTCGTCCAATACTGCGAATCGATTCTAGGCGCGTATGTCGGCCGGCTGATTGCGTTGTTCTATCTGGTTTCGTTTCTGTACACCAATGGACTCGTCCTCCGGCAGTACGGGGAATTCATAGCCGCGACGTTTCTGATGGAGACGCCGATGGTCTTCGTCCTCCTCAGCCTGATTGCCGTAAGTGCCTATGCGGTGCATCAAGGCTTGGAAGTATGGGCGAGAGCGTCTCAGCTGCTTACCCCGATCGCGCTGGTGTTCGTCCTGTTCATGCTGGTACTTATGATCCCGGACATGCAAGTGAAGGAGATGTTTCCGATCATGGAATACGGGCCGCTGCCGCTCTTGCGGTCGACGATCGTACCCTCCTCCTGGTTCTCGCAGTTTTTCTTTATCTCGTTTTTCTTGCCGTACTTGGCGAAGAAGAGCATTTCCGCCATGAAATGGACGTTCATCAGCCTCGCCACGATCATGGTTACGATTTTGATCGTTAATTTGGCGGTGCTGCTTATCTTCGGCAATACGAATAAAGGATTCAATTATCCGTTTCTCAATGCCGTACGGTACATTTCCTTGTCCGATTTCCTAGAGCATATCGAATCCCTGTTGATGGCGACCTGGCTTGTCGCGATTTTCATTAAGGTTACGATGGTCTATTACGTGACCGCGCTCGGGAGCGCGCAGCTCCTGCGCTTATCCGACTATCGCATGCTCATTGCCCCGATCGGCCTGCTGATGATTCTATTCAGCATTTGGTGCGCGCCGGATTTCCAGGAGCTGAAGCAGCTGATAGGCGGCAGCGTCCCGTTCTTCTATCAGCTTATTCTGATGGTCATTCCGCTGCTGATGCTCGGCGTCGCCTTGGCGAGGGGAGCGAGGTCATGA
- a CDS encoding Ger(x)C family spore germination protein, which translates to MNHRRLFRACLLAAGLVGTSLLAGCWDRTEVNDLALITGAAIDRYDDKQIQLSVQIFIPRASSGGGGSGGMEMGAKGGVGSSNTFVISAIGENIADALSHLQEKMPRKLFWGHAEVIIFGEAEARKGIRDDVDYLMRAPQPRERAYIYVSQGKAKNSLDIPSVLERDSSEALREIAKSKASMSVTMTELSKMLTGDSGAAALPWIKKNAPNSKKNPDKVVSYANGTAIFRGDRMIGVVDETTTRGILWLRNEIKYAVVTVNPEGAKGNVSMKLLRSKTKLIPHIKDGKWSMTVRIRTESDALQNTTSQNLMSGTLAAKRVQKAMNADMLARVSLALLKVQRELKADVFDFAGEFHRAYPKTWHRAQNRWDELFPEVEVTVLPDSRLLRPGLSDVKATKQSGENER; encoded by the coding sequence ATGAACCATCGGCGGCTATTCCGCGCCTGCCTTCTAGCGGCGGGCCTGGTCGGCACATCGCTGCTCGCGGGCTGCTGGGACCGGACGGAAGTCAACGATTTGGCGCTCATTACGGGAGCGGCGATCGACAGGTATGATGATAAGCAAATCCAGTTATCCGTGCAGATCTTCATCCCACGGGCCTCGAGCGGAGGCGGAGGAAGCGGCGGCATGGAGATGGGCGCCAAGGGCGGCGTCGGTTCATCCAATACGTTCGTCATTTCCGCCATCGGCGAGAACATTGCTGACGCACTGTCGCATTTGCAGGAGAAAATGCCGCGCAAACTGTTCTGGGGACACGCCGAAGTCATTATTTTCGGGGAAGCCGAGGCCAGGAAAGGCATTCGGGACGATGTGGACTATCTCATGCGGGCTCCCCAGCCGAGGGAACGGGCATATATCTACGTCAGTCAAGGCAAAGCAAAAAATTCGCTCGATATCCCTTCCGTACTGGAACGGGACTCGTCGGAAGCCCTCCGGGAGATCGCCAAAAGCAAGGCTTCGATGAGCGTGACGATGACCGAGCTTTCCAAAATGCTGACCGGAGATTCGGGTGCCGCCGCCCTGCCTTGGATTAAGAAAAATGCGCCGAATTCCAAAAAGAATCCCGACAAAGTGGTCAGTTACGCGAACGGAACGGCGATTTTCAGAGGAGATCGGATGATCGGCGTGGTAGACGAGACCACTACCCGGGGCATTCTATGGCTGCGCAACGAGATCAAATACGCCGTTGTAACGGTGAACCCGGAAGGCGCGAAAGGTAACGTATCCATGAAGCTGTTGAGGAGCAAGACCAAGCTGATTCCGCATATCAAGGACGGCAAATGGAGCATGACGGTTCGGATTCGCACGGAATCGGATGCGCTGCAGAATACGACGTCACAGAATTTGATGTCGGGTACGCTGGCTGCCAAGCGCGTTCAGAAAGCCATGAACGCGGATATGTTGGCTCGCGTATCGCTTGCGCTCTTGAAGGTGCAGCGGGAGTTGAAAGCGGACGTCTTCGATTTTGCCGGGGAATTCCACCGCGCTTATCCGAAAACATGGCACCGCGCCCAGAACCGGTGGGACGAGCTGTTTCCGGAGGTCGAGGTCACGGTGCTGCCGGATTCCCGGCTGCTTCGGCCGGGCTTGTCCGATGTGAAGGCGACGAAACAGAGCGGAGAGAACGAACGATGA
- a CDS encoding spore germination protein codes for MDANADPQPISPTLAVNYAAMRSIYSNCNDVIFRELKFGGSTESLIVFLDGMVNVDVLDQHIIRALQRESPPLHDENAMDVLGAALSISNLQTVKTVQDAVSHIGNGCILLFVSGLTQCFAMGLAKWEKRSIEEPGAESVVRGPREGFTETISVNRSMLRRKIKTPALKMLPFRIGRQTQTEVNIVYIEGIAGEALVAEAQERITGIDIDGILESGYLEGLIEDNPFSPFPQMQATERPDVICAGLLEGRIAILVDGTPFVLVAPTTLFSMLQSPEDYYQRFYIGTLIRWLRYLFFIMTLVLPSLYVSILTYHQEMVPTSLLLSIAKSREDIPFPALVEALLMEISFEALREAGVRLPKQVGAAVSIVGALVIGQAATSAGLVSAPMVMVVAITGIASFMMPQYSSAIAIRMLRFPIMILAGMLGLLGLMLGLIIVVVHLCSLRSFGEPYMQPLAPLKGDELKDVLVRSPIWMMRRRPNQNGKSPNPNRQAPGLKPEPPRGNESS; via the coding sequence ATGGACGCCAACGCTGACCCGCAACCAATTTCTCCCACGCTGGCTGTCAATTATGCGGCTATGAGAAGCATCTATTCGAATTGCAACGATGTCATCTTCCGTGAATTGAAATTCGGGGGATCGACTGAATCGTTAATCGTGTTCCTCGACGGCATGGTCAATGTGGACGTGCTCGATCAGCATATTATTCGCGCCTTGCAGCGCGAGTCGCCCCCGCTTCATGATGAGAACGCCATGGATGTGCTCGGGGCAGCGCTGTCCATATCCAACCTGCAGACGGTCAAAACAGTCCAGGATGCCGTCTCGCATATCGGGAACGGCTGCATCCTTCTCTTCGTGTCGGGCTTGACGCAATGCTTCGCCATGGGGTTGGCCAAGTGGGAGAAGCGTTCCATCGAGGAGCCGGGCGCCGAATCCGTCGTCCGCGGTCCGCGTGAAGGATTCACGGAGACGATAAGCGTCAATCGTTCCATGCTGCGCCGCAAAATCAAAACGCCTGCGCTCAAAATGCTTCCTTTCCGAATCGGGCGCCAAACGCAAACGGAAGTGAACATCGTCTATATCGAAGGCATTGCGGGCGAAGCGCTGGTCGCCGAGGCGCAGGAGCGGATCACGGGCATCGACATCGACGGCATTCTGGAAAGCGGCTACCTCGAAGGATTGATCGAGGACAATCCGTTCTCTCCCTTTCCGCAAATGCAGGCCACGGAGCGCCCGGACGTTATCTGTGCAGGCCTGTTGGAAGGCCGGATCGCGATCCTGGTCGACGGGACGCCGTTTGTATTAGTCGCGCCTACGACGCTGTTCTCCATGTTGCAGTCTCCGGAGGATTATTATCAACGGTTCTATATCGGGACGCTGATTCGCTGGCTTCGTTATCTGTTCTTCATCATGACGCTCGTCTTGCCTTCCTTGTACGTATCTATTCTCACGTATCACCAAGAGATGGTTCCGACCTCGCTTCTGCTCAGTATCGCGAAATCGAGAGAGGATATCCCTTTTCCCGCGCTTGTGGAGGCGCTGCTGATGGAGATTTCCTTCGAGGCGCTGCGCGAGGCAGGCGTCCGATTGCCCAAGCAGGTCGGCGCCGCGGTCAGCATCGTCGGGGCGCTCGTAATCGGGCAGGCTGCAACCTCGGCGGGACTCGTATCCGCGCCGATGGTCATGGTCGTCGCGATTACCGGGATCGCTTCCTTCATGATGCCGCAATACAGCAGCGCGATCGCGATCCGGATGCTGCGTTTCCCGATCATGATTCTAGCAGGCATGCTGGGTTTGCTCGGGTTGATGCTGGGCCTCATCATCGTCGTCGTCCACTTATGTTCGCTGCGTTCCTTCGGCGAGCCTTACATGCAGCCGCTCGCTCCGCTGAAGGGCGACGAATTGAAAGACGTGCTCGTCCGCTCGCCGATATGGATGATGCGCAGACGGCCGAATCAGAACGGGAAATCGCCGAATCCCAACCGGCAAGCACCCGGCTTAAAACCAGAACCGCCAAGAGGGAATGAGTCATCATGA
- a CDS encoding GerAB/ArcD/ProY family transporter, translated as MKKEMLIGGKQLFWLVAAMQAGMTILLTINPAIAAAKQDAWLSIIVAGFLGLFMAYVHSRLSQRFPSRTFIEYVMLIVGKWIGHVIVGLYMAFWFVVLGMILRQYSEFILSTILPRTPMLVPMLGLLLTAVYAALSGIEVIARCAELFGPFVLLGILVPLVMTISGAKINNLLPFYADTGMTKILLGSLPTTAFLGDCIMLLVLYAFVREPKSGTKPALFGVGLSALLTSIATLLTIAVMGQAAGAGDTYPYFNLIRSISYFDFVQNLDSFVIAIWIVSVFIKVSLYFFVCTYGSAQWLKVRKWRRMGWAVVPIVLLIACIPRDFVDSSVIFPQRIAIPYLLPIHMLGIPLLLWAVAVIRRVGQRPAARKN; from the coding sequence ATGAAGAAGGAGATGCTCATCGGCGGAAAACAGCTGTTCTGGCTCGTGGCGGCCATGCAAGCGGGGATGACCATTCTGCTGACCATCAATCCTGCTATCGCGGCAGCCAAGCAGGATGCTTGGCTGTCGATCATCGTCGCGGGCTTCCTGGGACTGTTCATGGCTTATGTTCATTCCAGGCTCAGCCAACGGTTCCCTTCACGAACCTTCATCGAATACGTCATGCTGATCGTCGGCAAATGGATCGGCCACGTTATCGTAGGTCTCTACATGGCGTTCTGGTTTGTCGTGCTGGGCATGATCCTGCGGCAGTATTCGGAGTTTATATTATCGACGATTTTGCCGCGGACGCCTATGCTCGTACCGATGCTTGGCCTGCTTCTGACCGCTGTCTATGCCGCATTGTCGGGTATCGAAGTGATCGCGAGATGCGCGGAATTATTCGGACCGTTCGTCTTGCTCGGCATCCTCGTCCCGCTCGTGATGACGATCAGCGGCGCGAAGATCAATAACCTGCTCCCCTTTTACGCGGATACGGGGATGACGAAGATTCTGCTGGGCTCGCTGCCGACAACGGCTTTCCTCGGCGACTGCATCATGCTGCTCGTGTTGTATGCGTTCGTGCGGGAGCCGAAATCGGGGACGAAGCCCGCCTTGTTCGGCGTGGGCCTGTCGGCGTTGCTGACCAGCATCGCCACCTTGCTGACCATCGCGGTGATGGGGCAAGCGGCAGGCGCAGGCGATACGTATCCGTATTTCAATTTGATTCGCAGCATCTCGTATTTCGACTTTGTTCAAAATCTCGATTCGTTCGTGATCGCCATCTGGATCGTAAGCGTCTTTATCAAAGTGTCGCTTTATTTCTTCGTTTGCACCTACGGGAGCGCCCAATGGCTGAAGGTGCGGAAATGGCGGCGCATGGGGTGGGCAGTCGTCCCGATCGTTCTTCTCATCGCTTGCATTCCCCGCGACTTCGTGGACAGCTCCGTTATCTTCCCGCAGCGTATCGCGATTCCTTACCTGCTTCCGATCCATATGCTCGGCATCCCGCTGCTGTTATGGGCGGTCGCCGTCATCCGGCGGGTCGGTCAGCGGCCGGCCGCGCGGAAAAATTAA